A region of Mesoplodon densirostris isolate mMesDen1 chromosome 11, mMesDen1 primary haplotype, whole genome shotgun sequence DNA encodes the following proteins:
- the GALNT6 gene encoding polypeptide N-acetylgalactosaminyltransferase 6, translated as MRLLRRRHMAVRLAMVGSAFVLFLFILQRDVSGREQATEKPWLKSLVSQKDHVLDLMLGAVHNLRDSMPKFQIRAPEPQQTLASTNRTCLPEFYAPAELKPFWERPPQDPNGPGADGKAFQKKEWTPQETQEKEEGYKKHCFNAFASDRISLQRALGPDTRPPECVDQKFRRCPPLPATSVIIVFHNEAWSTLLRTVYSVLHTTPAILLKEIILVDDASTEEYLKEPLEQYVKQLQVVKVVRQEERKGLITARLLGASVAQAEVLTFLDAHCECFHGWLEPLLARIAEDETVVVSPNIVTIDLNTFEFSKPIQRARVQSRGNFDWSLTFGWETIPSHERQRRKGETYPIKSPTFAGGLFSISKSYFEHIGTYDNQMEIWGGENVEMSFRVWQCGGQLEIIPCSVVGHVFRTKSPHTFPKGISVIARNQVRLAEVWMDSYKEIFYRRNLQAAKMAREKSFGDISERLQLRERLNCHNFSWFLHNIYPEMFVPDLKPTFYGALKNLGMDHCLDVGENNNGGKPLIMYTCHGLGGNQYFEYTTQRDLRHNIAKQLCLYTSAGTLGLRGCHFTGKNSQVPEDEEWGFTQDQLIRNSGSGTCLTSKDKKPAMATCNPSDPHQHWLFI; from the exons ATGAGGCTGCTCCGCAGACGCCACATGGCCGTGCGCCTGGCCATGGTGGGCAGCGCCTTCGTGCTCTTCCTCTTCATCCTGCAGAGGGATGTAAGCGGCAGGGAGCAGGCCACAGAGAAACCATGGCTGAAGTCCTTGGTGAGCCAGAAGGATCATGTCCTGGACCTCATGCTGGGGGCCGTGCACAACCTCAGGGATTCAATGCCCAAGTTCCAGATCAGGGCTCCGGAGCCCCAGCAGACACTGGCCTCCACAAACCGGACCTGCCTCCCCGAGTTCTATGCCCCAGCGGAGCTGAAGCCCTTCTGGGAACGGCCACCACAGGACCCCAATGGCCCTGGGGCAGATGGGAAAGCATTTCAGAAGAAAGAGTGGACGCCCCAGGAGacccaggaaaaggaagagggctaTAAGAAGCACTGCTTCAATGCCTTTGCCAGTGACCGCATCTCCCTGCAGAGGGCCCTGGGCCCGGACACCCGACCCCCTGA ATGTGTCGACCAGAAGTTCCGGCGCTGTCCCCCACTGCCTGCTACCAGTGTCATCATTGTGTTCCACAATGAGGCCTGGTCCACGCTGCTGCGGACGGTGTACAGTGTCCTGCACACCACCCCGGCCATCCTGCTGAAGGAGATCATACTGGTGGATGATGCCAGCACGGAAG AGTACTTGAAGGAGCCGCTGGAACAGTACGTGAAGCAGCTGCAGGTGGTGAAGGTGGTACGGCAGGAGGAACGGAAGGGGCTGATCACCGCCCGGCTGCTGGGAGCCAGCGTGGCCCAGGCGGAGGTGCTCACCTTCCTGGATGCCCACT GCGAGTGCTTCCACGGCTGGCTGGAGCCCCTCCTGGCTCGCATCGCCGAGGACGAGACGGTGGTGGTGAGTCCAAACATCGTCACCATCGACCTGAACACTTTCGAGTTCTCTAAGCCCATCCAGAGGGCCCGAGTCCAGAGTCGTGGCAACTTTGACTGGAGCTTGACCTTCGGCTGGGAGACCATACCTTCCCATGAGAGGCAGAGACGCAAGGGTGAGACCTACCCCATCAA aTCCCCGACGTTTGCTGGTGGCCTCTTCTCCATCTCCAAGTCCTACTTTGAGCACATCGGTACCTATGATAATCAGATGGagatctggggaggggagaaCGTGGAAATGTCCTTCCGG GTGTGGCAGTGCGGGGGCCAGCTGGAGATCATCCCCTGCTCTGTGGTCGGCCACGTGTTCCGTACCAAGAGCCCTCACACCTTCCCCAAGGGCATCAGTGTCATTGCTCGCAACCAAGTGCGCCTGGCTGAGGTCTGGATGGATAGCTACAAGGAGATTTTCTACAGGAGGAATCTGCAGGCAGCAAAGATGGCCCGAGAG AAATCCTTCGGTGACATTTCGGAGCGACTGCAGCTGAGGGAACGACTAAACTGTCACAACTTTTCCTGGTTCCTGCACAACATTTACCCAGAGATGTTTGTTCCTGACCTGAAGCCCACCTTCTATGGAGCT CTCAAGAACCTCGGCATGGATCATTGCCTGGATGTGGGAGAGAATAACAATGGAGGAAAGCCCCTCATCATGTACACCTGCCATGGCCTTGGCGGCAACCAG TACTTTGAATACACAACCCAGAGGGACCTTCGCCACAACATCGCAAAGCAGCTGTGTCTGTATACCAGTGCTGGCACCCTGGGCCTTAGGGGCTGCCACTTCACTGGCAAGAATAGCCAAGTGCCCGAGGACGAGGAATGGGGATTCACCCAG GATCAACTCATCAGGAACTCAGGATCTGGTACCTGCCTGACATCCAAGGACAAAAAGCCAGCCATGGCCACCTGCAATCCCAGTGATCCCCACCAGCACTGGCTCTTCATCTAG